CCTCTCCCTTCAGCTTCCAGCTTCCTCACCAGCGGCAGCACCTCGTCGCCATATCTCTCGATATCGTCCTCGTAGTGCAGAAATGCCGTCAACACCAAGTTGACACCCAAGCTCTTCAGCAACAGGATGCGATCTGCAATCTGCTCTTTCGTACCGATCAGCTTCGTTTTGAACCCATCATTGTACTGCACCAGGTCTTCCACCTTGGAGTCGGCCCACATGCCCTTCTTGTTCCCCGTGCTCGCGCCCGCCTGCTGCACTGCGTCGCGGAACGCCGCCACGGCCTCTGTATCCGCTTTGCCCTGGATCTCTCTGAGCACCTGGATAGCCTCCTCTTCCGTATCCCTCAGAATCACGAACGAGTTGACCGCAAAGCGAACATGCTTTTCCCTCCCAACCTTCTTCGCCCGCTCCTTTACGTCTTGAATCTGCGCTCGGAACCCTTCGAGGTCGTTTCCGTTCATGAAATACCAGTCACTGACCTGCGCCCCATTATCGCGCGCATCGTCCGAATTCCCACCCTGGAAGATCTCCGGATGCTGCCTACCCTCCCACTTCAACGGCTTAGGACTGAGCCTGTACCCACGAAACTGGTAAAAGTCACCGCCGTACGTGAAGCCCTCATCACCCGCGGTCCATATCCCCTTGAGCGCTTCCATAAACTCGCGGCTCCTCCTGTACCGCTCGGCATGCTCAAGCCACCACTGCCCCACAGCCGTAAACTCGCCCTTGAACCAGCCCGACACGATATTGACGGCGATGCGCCCGCCGGTGTAGTGGTCTATACTAGCAATCTGCTTAGCAGCGATAGTGGGATTCCACGGGCCCGGCAGAATCGCAGCAATGACCTTCAACTTTTGCGTATGGTGCAGCAGCGCCTGCGAGAACGTGACCGACTCGTGCTGGTTCGCCGCCCCATACGACGCCGTGAACCGGATCTGCGTCAGCGCGTACTCGAACCCCACGCGCTCCGCCGTCTGCGCGTAGCGCGCGTTGGACGCCAGGTCCCAGGCTGTGCGCTGCGGGATCTTGGAGATGACGAGCCCGCCGGATACGTTGGGGACCCAGTAGCTGTTGCTGCGGTCAGTTCGTCTTGTAACACATTACATGGCAATGGGAGATGGGAGAGGGTATCGCACGCAAAGAAGACGCGGTCCGGGTCTTGGTTCAGCGCATGGGGAGGCGCGGGGGTAAAGGTAAACTGCTCTGCACGAGTATCGTCTGCCATTTCGGCACCTGAGAAATCCAAGATTGCGTCGTAGTATCGCAAAGCGAAGCGAAGCGAAGCAAAGCGAAGCGAAGCAAAGCGAAGCAAAGCAAAGTAAATCACTACAAACAACTTCTTCCCCCTTCAACCCAAAAACCCCTACTTCCCGCCCTCCCCTTATACTCTTCCAACTACCTAGCCATACACTTCCCTCGACTAAGCAGCACCGGGCGGCCCTCCGCCCACGCCATCGAAAGACCCCTCCTAGCCCAAAGCCTGCgcaccaccatcaccaccaccaccaccaccatcatcaTCCCCACGCACGAATCCGCACAGCAGCGCGCCATAAGGCGTGCTATTCCGCATTGCGTGCTACGCGGCGTGGAATGGCGAGATAGCGGGGTTCGCAGCATTGCGTGACGAATCCAAGGACGGAGCGAGTGTGGGATGTGAGGGATCTACAGGATGGtggggagagggagaggggaAAAGGCCGAGAGGCCGTGGAGCGTGTGTGTGAGTGAGTGGATAGCTAGAAGGGGGTTGCGTGGTGTTTTGCAGAGGTCGGTGCTGGGTCGGCGGAATGGCACCATCCAAGTGTGAAATGATGTTTCCCCAACCCCACGTGCGTGCTGGGtttccctttccctttcccttGCCGGTAGTGAAGAGGACGGGGTTGAAATCCGATGAAAATGTGTCTTTGTACAAGAAAGTGGTCCGAAGAGCGGAAAACTACTTTGTTGCTGATCAAATGCCCCAAGTCGAATCCTACCTGGCACCCTTGATCCGGAAACGCCCAGCTCCATCAAATGCCAAACACCGTGATGAAATCCGATCCTACCCATGCATACTCCAAGCAAAGCAAACCCTCCATCCATGTGTCCTGTCTCGTCCATGTCCTCTCATCATAAAGCGTGGTCTTCGTTTCAATCATCAGCCGGCTCGACCCTAACCAGGATTTCCTCCAAGAACCCCTCGAGAAATCCGGCCACCTC
This window of the Ascochyta rabiei chromosome 14, complete sequence genome carries:
- a CDS encoding Alkanesulfonate monooxygenase, yielding MADDTRAEQFTFTPAPPHALNQDPDRVFFAYWVPNVSGGLVISKIPQRTAWDLASNARYAQTAERVGFEYALTQIRFTASYGAANQHESVTFSQALLHHTQKLKVIAAILPGPWNPTIAAKQIASIDHYTGGRIAVNIVSGWFKGEFTAVGQWWLEHAERYRRSREFMEALKGIWTAGDEGFTYGGDFYQFRGYRLSPKPLKWEGRQHPEIFQGGNSDDARDNGAQVSDWYFMNGNDLEGFRAQIQDVKERAKKVGREKHVRFAVNSFVILRDTEEEAIQVLREIQGKADTEAVAAFRDAVQQAGASTGNKKGMWADSKVEDLVQYNDGFKTKLIGTKEQIADRILLLKSLGVNLVLTAFLHYEDDIERYGDEVLPLVRKLEAEGRGKDVEDEIKRTGDIYRK